The following are encoded together in the Roseivirga misakiensis genome:
- a CDS encoding DUF4212 domain-containing protein: MSKDLKKYWKKNLSYLAILLSIWFLVSYGLGILFADALNAYSIGGFPLGFWFAQQGSIYFFVALIFVYVYLMNRLDHKFDVDEK, from the coding sequence ATGTCTAAAGATTTGAAAAAATATTGGAAGAAGAACCTCAGTTATTTGGCCATTCTATTGTCCATCTGGTTCTTGGTTTCTTACGGGCTGGGAATACTTTTCGCAGACGCCCTGAACGCCTATTCCATTGGCGGTTTCCCCCTTGGTTTCTGGTTTGCCCAGCAAGGTTCAATTTACTTTTTCGTGGCTCTGATTTTTGTGTATGTCTACCTCATGAACCGCCTCGACCACAAATTTGATGTAGACGAAAAATAA
- a CDS encoding peptidase domain-containing ABC transporter, with protein MRKEVLLKKALVRQHDQKDCGVACLYTLVRYLGYKSSMEQLKLISGTTKEGTSLLGLEQAANELGFQAASIRLSYAELASMRGSFILHIIKHSNLNHFVLCLGKIGETWLIADPDDGIQRLTDVEFQSLWTSGIALNIKYSGDLQLPQKKASHGLSWLIPLIKPHQKRLTNILVLGIIHAILLFATAVFTEKLVDNLLPSGDRNLIIAGLVIWSLILVLSTFLTYVRNHRMASFSRDFNTDLLSNFFSQLLFQPKRFFDSKKMGDLITRLEDTEGIEENTTKWIEDGLISIFTVVVAFVLLFSYEPYLGVINLICSILIFGLIIYLRKAVIEAQKEAMVYHAENNANFVDTISGVDELKRKHLESKLSLNAMNLYRAFRSKVFTADKATIRFGLWIQLFTVLTTVAIIAISSLKVMSGTLEIGNMLAIVSITSITSGHIASLAFTYVDFEEGKIAFERMDELLTQKTEESTQTSSIEMAEKNILSIQDLSFSFPGQIELLNNISLQVEQGKITTLFGPSGSGKSTLLHVISTLYKPLSGRVLFNDHSVFKNPVDWRKRIGVVPQEIKVFNASLWENIDLNSLGTSNKRHRVKVQSLIKNYGLENFLKDLPLGIDTQLGENGVQLSGGQKKILGLLRALIDDPLVLLLDEVTSSLDQENVERILSILDQLKENMPVLQITHNTLCAGRSDIVYFIEGGKIVASGSPEMVDISQRPVGFKEYFEVVNQA; from the coding sequence TTGAGAAAAGAAGTCCTTTTAAAGAAAGCTTTAGTGCGCCAGCACGATCAAAAAGATTGTGGTGTTGCGTGCTTGTATACTTTGGTAAGGTACTTAGGCTATAAGTCCTCGATGGAACAATTGAAGTTAATAAGCGGTACTACCAAAGAGGGCACCTCCCTTTTAGGGCTCGAACAAGCTGCAAATGAACTCGGCTTTCAGGCGGCTTCCATAAGACTCTCATATGCCGAACTCGCAAGTATGCGTGGGAGTTTTATACTTCATATCATAAAACACAGCAACCTAAATCATTTTGTTCTTTGCTTAGGTAAAATCGGTGAAACCTGGCTCATTGCAGACCCTGACGATGGCATTCAGCGATTAACGGATGTAGAGTTTCAATCACTATGGACTTCAGGAATAGCACTCAACATTAAGTATTCAGGGGATTTACAACTACCGCAAAAAAAAGCCTCCCATGGGCTCAGCTGGTTAATTCCTTTAATCAAACCCCATCAAAAAAGGCTCACTAACATCCTGGTTCTAGGTATTATCCATGCTATCCTACTTTTTGCAACGGCAGTTTTTACCGAAAAACTCGTTGATAACTTACTTCCTTCAGGCGATAGAAACCTTATCATTGCTGGCCTTGTTATTTGGTCGCTCATATTGGTACTTTCTACCTTTTTGACTTATGTAAGAAACCACCGTATGGCTAGTTTTAGTAGGGACTTTAATACCGACTTACTCAGCAATTTCTTTAGCCAACTGCTTTTTCAACCAAAACGCTTCTTCGATAGCAAAAAAATGGGAGACCTGATTACTCGATTGGAGGACACCGAGGGCATAGAAGAAAACACGACTAAATGGATCGAAGATGGGCTGATTAGCATATTTACTGTGGTGGTGGCTTTTGTGCTACTATTCAGTTATGAACCGTATTTAGGAGTTATTAACTTGATTTGCTCGATACTCATTTTTGGTCTCATTATCTATTTGAGGAAAGCCGTTATTGAAGCCCAAAAAGAGGCAATGGTCTATCATGCGGAAAACAATGCCAATTTTGTGGATACCATTTCAGGTGTAGACGAATTAAAACGCAAGCATTTAGAGTCCAAATTAAGTCTAAACGCCATGAATCTTTATCGTGCATTTCGCTCGAAGGTGTTTACAGCAGACAAAGCAACAATCCGATTTGGTTTATGGATACAGTTATTTACAGTTTTAACCACTGTCGCTATCATTGCGATTTCCTCACTCAAAGTGATGTCAGGCACCTTAGAAATTGGCAATATGCTGGCCATCGTATCGATAACTTCCATCACTTCCGGTCATATAGCAAGCTTGGCTTTTACTTATGTAGATTTTGAGGAGGGCAAAATAGCCTTTGAGCGAATGGACGAGTTGCTGACTCAAAAAACTGAGGAATCTACTCAAACCTCCTCGATAGAAATGGCAGAGAAAAACATACTGTCAATTCAGGATTTATCTTTTTCATTTCCAGGCCAAATCGAGTTATTAAACAATATCTCATTGCAAGTTGAACAAGGAAAAATCACGACTCTATTTGGGCCAAGTGGGAGCGGTAAATCGACCTTACTGCATGTCATTAGCACCCTTTATAAACCTCTTTCTGGTCGTGTACTCTTCAATGATCACAGTGTATTTAAAAACCCAGTAGACTGGCGGAAGCGAATTGGTGTAGTACCGCAAGAAATTAAGGTATTTAACGCGAGCCTATGGGAAAATATTGACCTGAATTCTCTAGGAACATCAAACAAACGGCATAGAGTAAAAGTCCAAAGCCTTATCAAAAATTACGGTCTGGAAAATTTTCTAAAAGACCTCCCCTTGGGGATCGATACGCAATTAGGTGAAAATGGCGTACAATTATCAGGTGGACAAAAAAAGATTCTCGGCTTATTGAGGGCTTTAATCGATGACCCTTTGGTTCTTCTATTAGATGAGGTGACCAGTTCTTTAGACCAGGAAAATGTCGAGCGCATCTTATCGATTTTAGACCAACTGAAGGAAAATATGCCTGTATTACAGATAACTCACAACACATTATGCGCGGGCCGCTCAGACATAGTCTACTTCATAGAAGGAGGTAAAATTGTGGCTTCTGGCAGCCCAGAAATGGTTGATATTAGCCAGAGACCAGTCGGTTTCAAAGAATATTTTGAGGTTGTGAATCAAGCTTAA
- a CDS encoding IS1/IS1595 family N-terminal zinc-binding domain-containing protein, whose protein sequence is MKYPICPRCKSENASKSGVINGRQRFKCKQCSYYFTVAKLGKQIDSYLVVKALQLYIEGVSYREIERILGVSHVSVMNWVKKYNVKPPLSADYRPTYKVLNHNELNNMVTSPDFLKGAGMILTELGDKYMMIKWERFRE, encoded by the coding sequence ATGAAATACCCGATCTGCCCACGCTGTAAATCAGAAAATGCTTCAAAAAGCGGTGTTATTAATGGTAGACAGCGTTTTAAATGTAAGCAATGTAGCTATTACTTTACGGTGGCCAAGCTTGGAAAACAGATTGATAGCTATCTTGTGGTTAAGGCATTACAGCTATATATAGAGGGTGTAAGTTATCGAGAGATCGAGCGGATTTTAGGAGTGAGCCATGTTTCGGTCATGAACTGGGTCAAAAAATACAACGTAAAACCACCGTTGAGCGCTGATTATCGCCCTACTTATAAAGTATTGAATCACAATGAATTAAATAATATGGTGACTTCTCCAGATTTTTTGAAAGGTGCAGGTATGATCTTAACAGAACTGGGGGATAAGTATATGATGATTAAATGGGAGCGCTTCAGAGAATAG
- a CDS encoding sodium:solute symporter family protein produces MDAQVWTYIMVGVTFLIYIGVAVWAKAGSTKEFYVAGGGINPIANGMATAADWMSAASFLSMAGIISFMGYGGAQYLMGWTGGYVLLALLLAPYLRKFGKFTVPDFIGDRYYSKSARIVALVCALFVSFTYVVGQMKGVGVAFSRFFNVSYDTGVIIGIGIVFFYAVLGGMKGITYTQVVQFCVLIFAFTVPAIFISFQMTGNPIPQLGFGGQVKDGTYLLQKLNELSVDLGFAEYTKVNQGNLTNMFFITAALMFGTAGLPHVIVRFFTVPKVRDARISAGWALAFIAILYTTAPAVAAFAKINLINTVSEQPYSDVPEWFTNWEETGLLVFDDKNADGKIQYVADAEANELKIDNDIIVLANPEIAKLPAWVVGLVVAGGLAAALSTAAGLLLVISSSISHDLLKKSLRPNISEKGELRAARISIAVAVVAAGLAGLNPPGFVAQVVALAFGLAASSFFPAIILGIFDKKMNKEGAVAGMVVGILFTAIYIFYFKPQLGGPGTPDGYWFGISPEGIGTLGMLINFVVAVTVSRFTKPTPNHIKELVENIRFPRGAGEASSH; encoded by the coding sequence ATGGATGCACAGGTATGGACATACATTATGGTGGGAGTTACTTTTCTCATCTATATAGGCGTAGCCGTTTGGGCTAAGGCCGGATCTACAAAAGAATTTTATGTAGCAGGTGGAGGTATTAATCCAATTGCCAACGGCATGGCAACCGCGGCCGATTGGATGTCTGCCGCTTCATTTCTTTCCATGGCGGGAATTATATCCTTTATGGGCTATGGAGGCGCTCAGTATTTAATGGGTTGGACTGGTGGTTATGTATTGCTTGCCCTTCTTTTGGCACCTTATCTACGCAAGTTTGGCAAGTTTACGGTGCCTGATTTTATAGGTGATCGTTACTATTCAAAAAGTGCTAGAATTGTGGCGCTTGTTTGTGCACTTTTCGTGTCGTTTACTTACGTGGTAGGTCAAATGAAAGGTGTTGGCGTAGCCTTCTCTCGATTTTTCAATGTGAGTTATGATACTGGTGTAATCATAGGCATCGGGATCGTATTTTTCTATGCTGTTTTGGGAGGAATGAAAGGGATAACCTATACCCAGGTGGTACAATTTTGCGTCTTAATCTTCGCATTTACAGTTCCAGCCATCTTTATTTCATTCCAAATGACAGGAAACCCAATCCCGCAACTTGGTTTTGGTGGTCAGGTAAAAGATGGCACGTATTTACTACAAAAACTGAACGAGCTATCGGTCGATCTGGGCTTTGCAGAGTATACCAAAGTCAATCAGGGCAACCTGACGAATATGTTCTTCATTACTGCGGCGCTCATGTTCGGAACAGCGGGTCTGCCCCACGTAATTGTTCGCTTTTTCACAGTACCGAAAGTTCGAGATGCTAGGATTTCAGCAGGTTGGGCCTTGGCCTTTATCGCTATTCTGTACACTACAGCGCCAGCAGTAGCTGCATTTGCTAAAATCAATCTGATTAACACCGTTTCGGAACAGCCATACAGTGATGTGCCAGAGTGGTTCACTAACTGGGAAGAAACAGGTTTATTGGTATTCGATGATAAAAATGCGGATGGTAAAATCCAATATGTGGCGGATGCGGAAGCCAATGAATTAAAAATCGATAATGATATCATTGTATTGGCAAACCCTGAAATTGCTAAACTTCCAGCTTGGGTTGTTGGCCTAGTCGTTGCGGGTGGTTTAGCAGCAGCACTTTCCACAGCAGCAGGCCTGTTATTGGTTATTTCTTCGTCTATTTCACATGATTTATTGAAGAAATCACTTCGACCAAATATTTCTGAAAAAGGAGAGCTGAGAGCAGCCAGAATTAGTATTGCTGTGGCGGTCGTAGCGGCAGGGCTTGCAGGGTTAAACCCTCCAGGGTTTGTGGCACAGGTAGTGGCATTGGCATTTGGATTGGCGGCATCATCATTTTTTCCAGCAATTATCCTCGGTATTTTCGATAAGAAAATGAATAAAGAAGGAGCAGTGGCTGGGATGGTTGTCGGCATCCTGTTTACGGCCATCTATATATTCTACTTTAAACCGCAACTGGGAGGGCCGGGTACACCAGATGGTTATTGGTTTGGTATTTCTCCAGAAGGAATCGGTACGCTAGGCATGCTCATCAACTTTGTGGTGGCGGTTACGGTGTCTAGATTTACCAAACCTACCCCGAATCACATCAAGGAACTGGTAGAGAATATTCGGTTCCCACGAGGGGCAGGAGAAGCTTCCTCGCATTAA